In the genome of Taeniopygia guttata chromosome 4, bTaeGut7.mat, whole genome shotgun sequence, the window TGCAGATCCTACAAATGTAGATTGATGTATATTCAACAAAGCTCACACTACAAACTCAGTGTGCCAAGACCCCAGTATAATTCAGCCAGCTGAGGAAGTTTTATGAGGAACCAAAGCTTGGTGGGCCTTTTAAACAAACCAGATGAAATTGCTCACAAAGCCTTATTGGCTACACATATATTCTCACTTATCCTTTTTTTATATACACACTAACACTTGATTATTTCAGAGCAACAACATCAAGTGCCAATACTCTATGTGATACCATTTGTTATACAGCACCAAGGGCTGTATAACATTATATAACATTATAGCTTTCAAACTGAAGACTGTGCTGTCTAGCACAAGTAAGCAATTTTCAAACTCTGCTCCCAAGAGGCATTTGTGGTAACGTTTTgaagttttctgatttttcagatGGTCTTAAATCCAGATATCAAAAGTTAGTTGAAATCAAAGCTAACATTTCTAGTCAGTATGCTGAAAAATGGCTAATAAAAGCCTATGCCCATacacattaattttaattgacTTAATTCCATTAAGTCAAGTAAAACAGCAATTGGTCTCCATGGTACATCCTTCTATACTTACAGGAGCACAGTTTGGAGTCTGAACTGGAGTAGAACTGGCAGCTTGATTTCTATCCAATGCCACGACTTCTTTTGAATAGTTTGTCTTGTCCAACAGTGGAGGTGCTACATCCTGTGGTGATTCAGTACTACCAggttttctggaaaaataataaGAACAATGGGAAAAAGGTCTGTCCAAAAGGTATTAAAGAAACAAGTGAGGAGACATAGATCTTCCTTTATTTTACCATGGACTGTCCAAAGCACCTGACAGCAGGAGTcttctgcagaactgtttttcaattcaaatacataaatattcaATAAATATTCAACAAGTACATAAATATTCAAATACACCAgtgttttaaactgaaagatgTTACCTTCCAACAATTATTGGAAAAAATGGAGCACTTCcactccttttctcttcttccaaAACAGCACATTCCAGTGCAAGGCATATACGATGTCCCTGAAATGAGgagtttaataaagttttaaattgaACTGTATAACTATTTAATACACGTTTAGTGTGGCAAGTAAGCCCACCCAAAGAAATTTCAACAGTACTCAATTTTTCAAGTTGTATAAAGCAGCTTCATCTGTTGTGTTAATCCTTTCACCAGACAGGCAAACCTGCTTTACACACTAGTTCCCCTCAGTCTTGCTTGTGAGGGATTGTAACTATTACCTCTATTCTGATATTTGCTCTTCCAGAAAACACCATCCTCCCTCCTTAATAGTGTAATGAAAGATGTGGAAAGCAACACAGGAAACACATTTGTGAAAGGGAAGCTGAATTTTCAGGAAGTTACTTGGAAAAGATCTATGTAAAACACCTTACCTCATTTGCATGATCCATATAAGCCTGGATTTCCTTCTTTAACCctgctttgctttctcctttcAAAGTGAAGGATTTCCCTGACTTTTCAATCACACGAGTTATATCAGCTGTCTTATGGATCTTTGCTCCTGCAAGAAAATGTGAACACTTTCAGTGTGAGCTGTATAAAATAACAGTGAAACCGTGGAAGGCTTGGAGCAGGGACATGCCTCTTAGTAAGCAAAGGTAAATGTAAAGAACTCATGAATAAAACCAAAGTATAATTCAAAAAACACTTCTGCAACATATACTTCCTGAAGAAAATATCAGTAAGGAATTAAAGAATCAACTAATCTACAAGTGCTAAAATAAAGGCAGGGTGTCCAAAAAACTGCTTATAGTGCACTATTTTCTTCCAGCTGGAGGGGTGGTTGTTTAGTGTTAGGTAATATTTTAGTGCAGCCCTAAAATAATGATTTAGCTATTTGAATAACTGGAAAAATGAATACATACCATCATAGAAACAAATTTCAACATCTGCAGGGGGTGAATTTTCCATCAACATGCACTTGGCATATCTTGTATAAAAGGTcactttgggggtttttgttctCACCAACTGCACAAACTTAGCTGCATACTGGTATTTTTTCCAGTActtttctaaaaaagaaaattaaaaaaaaaaatagaatttagcAGATTAAACACTGTGCACCAGCTTGAAGagaagtaatttaaattatgtATTTGATAGCTGGAAGTTGTGAGAAGTATTTAAGTACTTGACAGACATGTTTAGAGAAAGTGACTTTtttccaccagcagctcccggTATGAATGAGGAAAAGATTACAAGAATTTTGATTTTAGCACACTACACTGTAAAGGGGAGACTCCTTAAAGCTTCCATATAAAAGGAATCAAAACCTGTGGGTTACACTTCCTTATgaaatttcaaaacattttccagTTAAACTGTAGTTTGAATCTAATTCTGAAAAGAGTTCTACTTCGGAGTTATCTGAGAAGTTATAGATCAAAGCTATAAAGTTGCAAGATTCActtaaaaaatcacattaatcATTGTAATTTTTAAGTAAATTTCAGGTTACCTGGCAAGTTGTCAAAATTATACGTGCAGATGCcttcaggaggaggaggaggtctGTCACCAAGAAGGAAACCTCTTCCTTCATTTGGATGATAAACTGCAATCTacaaaaagggaacaaaaactGTGTGTAGTTGCAACTTACTATAGCACTCTGCACTTTTAACAGGCATGGAAATAACtcacattttaattaattactgTGATTTACCAGGAAAGCTCTATTCCTCTAAGCAATTATTTAACAGCAGCACACTTTCACCAATACTTCACCTATTCCAAAAGTAAAGTTCAATTTTTGATTTGAAATAATTGCTTGCTCCCTATATTTATATGGCTTTATTATAGAGGGGCAGAGTTTACAGCTCTGCATATATAAACAGTggatttcaaaagaaataatcacttaaaaaaaaaaccaaaacagctcTGAATGAACTCCAAGCACTTCATAAAACAGTGAATAAATCAAAAATATACTCACCACATATCCATCACAAGATATTCTGAGAACTTCTTTCACAAGTTCCTGTGAGCGGTGTTCTTTCAGAAACTCCATACACACTTCCCCGGTATCTAGAATGCTCACCTAAATATATTAAATACGAAGTTAAACAAAAAAGACCTTTACTTTCTGCAAAAGGTAAGatacactttttttccccacaaatgCTTTAATAAATGCACTTCAAAATGATAACTGCTTCTTACAGTAATTTTTGTTATTAgtgctatttttttaaagcagaacaCTTCAAGATAACTGAAGGGTATAAGCCTGTAACTAAGGTTGAAGCTTCTTAAGTGACAAATCAAACACAGACAGGTCTGCTCTATTATGCTTTAAGTATTCTCTATACAAAAGCTAAGATGCATCTTACTACtatgattttaaattaaattattctagAATAAGTTTCCCAAAAACatatatttccattttacaAGTGATTTTTAAGAGACAGTCACACCATATTAAGCACTTCAATTGTTCCCATTTTTAGAACTGATACTTACCActgcatttttggttttttgcctGATGGGTTTCAGCCTGTGAGCAGTGAGAGGTGACACAACACTTCGCAGTGTAGGTTTCTGGTGTGCTGATGGTTCTTGGCCACAAGTTTGGCTTTGCTCTGGAGTTGACCAAAGGTCACATGGCATTCTGGAGTTCAGCCAGAGGCCAGGCTGAATTTTCTCGTTTTTGCAGAGAACTCCAGGGATGCATTGCTTTGGGTTTCTCTGGTTTAAAGAATGTGGACAGTCACCAGATGCACTGTGATTCCTTATATCCTTTAAGGTGTTCCATGCATTCCTTGGTGCATCCTGCTGCACATCCAGATGGTACTGAAAACCTCCCTGTGCATTACTCTTGCCAGTCAGGTCTGCAGGTGGTCCCAGAGGATCTGAAAGCATCACAAAGGGACACTGCAGGTTCAAAGAGTCAtagccagaaggaaaaaaattctagtatagctttaaaaactttttaagGGATTGTCTTAGAAGGCTTATTTAAGAGAAGAATGGGATTTCTTTAATCCTCAGTCCAAATCATCAGGATTTTTAGAACCATCAACACCAATGCTAGCAAAACTCCAGTGCCACTTAAAATAAGCTGTTCCTGCATTTCAGTTATGATGGTCTTCAGTTTTCATACATCACGTAATTTTTAAGAATAATTTATAAACAAAATACTAAGACTTCAAATAGATTCTTACACAATAATTAGTTTAATCTGTTGAAAAACAGCTTATTTACCATTCAGATAACCACTAGTAGCAGATTTCATAAAAGTTCCCATTTATCTAACTAGTGTTTTACCATCTTCCAGAGGTTTTAATACTCAAAATGTTAAATGCATACTCTGAAtcccttgttttctttttaaaatccttgtatttatttcttttaaacaccTGGTTTTATATTTAACCTTCCTATAACTCCTTCTCTAGTTTTGATATTTAAGCCCTTGATCAACTTTCACTTCACCCACATCATTATTGTGCTCCTTCTGCTCTGTGGCTGAACAGTTGAGAAGGGATCAAAAATTAAATAGGATTATTCAGACCATATGGTCTCTGATTCCAATTCCCTGTAGACAGGAAGGGAAGGAGTCCGGTAATATCAAACCAAAAAAGGCCAGAATGGATTTATGgtttattcttatgattaaattactttatttgCAAATGATGTCATAGGATGCACAACAAAGAACACCTCCATCCCTTCTGTGTCTTTGTCCTTTCCTCCACCCATCCTTCTGCAGCCTTATTATCTTTCTCATTCATTGAGGCCCCATCTTCTCTTATTTAGTTGTAATTGCACAACTAAATTAACAGGGTTTTCAAGTCACCTGCTAATATTTTATCATATACTTACTCTGACATAGTTACACAACTGAGTAATTATATCAGGGTCTAAAATTCTGGTTTCCtctttgttttggggttttttttggcttttttttttttttttgtaaaacagTACTAGAAAATAACAAGCTTGTTTTAGGAAACTGTGTAATCAAATTCAATgtacaaagaaataaaagaagaataGAAAATCCCACTGAAACTATTACAAGTCTCTAACTTGACTGCAAAAATACAGAAGTTATGATTAACATACCATTCGTCTGCATACTTCCAAGCCACTGCTGCATTGTCTCAGCCTGGGACTTCTGCTCTAACAACCCAACCTGGGGCTTCACTGGGCACAGATAATTTGAGCTACAAAATAAAAGTTACACACATTATCAAGATTGCATCAAAGACAATTGCACAACAAAAGTTAAAATGCTACAGCTGCAGAAACCACAACACCTAGAACAAGTAGGAAATGCAGGCGTCATTTCGTAGCTCTAGAACATGCTTCTTTTGCATGGGGTaaagaataagaaaatgaaatagtTTCCAAATGGAATGAAAAGTTATGATAATGCTGCCAGCAGTAGCTGTTCTTACATCTAGCTCTTAATTCAGAGCCTTGGCAGAGACACAGTGATGACATGACACCTTTGAGCCCTCTCACTCAGCATAATAAACATGCAGCTGAAAGATGCCAATCCTACCAcccaaaataatttgaatttgtataaaatacagtaaatcccagaaatttttacagctttttaGATGATCACATATACGTAGCCACAGGTGACATAATCCATGTGTTAAAGGATAAAGAATACACACAAAACCAGTTATTGCAGAGTCACTGATCTGTTGTAAATTCACAATAAGCTCCTGAGGTTTTTCATTTCCATAGCCTCAACCTGTCTGCACTTTGTTGTAGTGATGATGACTACTTCACCATTGGCAAGGGCTCAccaccaaaaccaccccaaaaccaaagaatATAAAGCATCTAATTCAAGTCTTAGGACTTGCATTTAAGGCTGAAGTGCAAGCTAACTATAGGTGTAAGAGGCTTTCCTATAATCAATTATATAAAAAAAGTTGTAACCATTAAGTTAATCCCCATACATTAATATTCTCTCATGTTTACATTCAGCATGGCTTTGTGAAGTCGTGGGGAACAAAAGTAAGCATTACCATAACATTTGCATAAATTTTTGATTTATcaaacagtttttaattttttatttatcaaaCTAGAAAGCATGCACATGCCCACTGAACTTTGCTTATGTCAAACACCTGAGAACGGTCAAGAAAGCTTCTTACTCCATTTACGTTTTTACAGGGAAATGTGCTTGTTTATCTTTTCCTTGAACTGAtttgcaaagagaaaacataGGAAATTATGTCAGTTCTTAATGTGGTGAGAAATGCAGGAAGTAAGATATGGAAGTCCTTATATTAAAccagaaaattattcttttgatATTCTGCTCATGGAAAGTCTATAGAAAGAAGACACGATTTTCACAAAGAAGTTACAAATAAGTACAGGACTCCATTTCAAATAATTATCTATGACTGACTCTTTCCTTCTGGTACACCATCTTTATAATCTATTGCCTAATCATTACTAAATTTCTGTTTTATCCTCTCTAAgcataagaaaaaaacacctcaaGAGATCAGCAAGTAAAAATGTTGATAATTGCACTTTGAATGCCTTCTCCCCTCATCAGTCTCTTCTACAAATAACACTTAGCAAGGCTCTCTACTACAATTACTGTGGGGAAAGAAATAATCTACTTTCTGAAGTGGAAAGAAGACAATAAAGGAGCTCTAAATTTCATCTGAATAAAAAATTGATTCTTACTGTGGTTGATCTTTTACAGGTGGCGATATCTGCTCTTCAAAAGAACCAGAAGTACTAGAAGTCTTCTCCTTAAATATTTCTCCTATATCAGTATAGCTGTTGGCAGGTGAAAAGTATTCTGTGTTGTCCCTTGGTCCTATTTTAGGCTTGGAAAGCACTTCTAAAGAGTGACATCGATCCATGATGTTGGATATGCCTTGAGTCTGGCTGTGGGATGTGCCAGACCTGTCTGAGGAGTGGGCTCTTCGGAGGTAGCGGGAATGTGGCCTCTCCTCAGCAGGCTGCGTGGTTCTTCCCCTGCCATTTACTCCAATTTCCTTTCCCTGAATTCCCCACTGTTGGAAAGAACCACTTCCCTCTCCCAGTGAATTATTACTGGAATTCTtgtttgtaggaaaaaaagtaattttatttggGAGTGGCTGTCCAACTAACagcttcttcttttccttcaagcTACCACTGGTACTGATGCTGGAAGAGCCTGTGAAGGTTGTAGAGATGGTGGCATTTCCACTGTCCATGGAATCTTCTGAGGTTCCCAGATCTCTGCTCCGTGCAGAGCTACCCCTGGACATAAAAGGATGATCCAAGACTGAGGAAAGACTCAAGCGATCTGCGGGGTTTTTGCGCAGTAGCCTGTGAATGAGGTCCTGCGCCTCTCTCGACAAGAAGGCTGGCATTTCATAGTCTGCCAGCACCACTTTATTCAGCGTGTTCCTGACCGTGTCCGTGTCAAAAGGCGGCTTGCCGATGAGAAGAGTGTAAAACATGCAGCCCAGAGACCACACGTCGGACTCCAGCCCGTGCGGGCTCCTCGTGGCTATCTCCGGAGAAATGTAATTCGGAGTCCCACACATGGTGTAATGCTTCTCGTGAGGCATCTTCAGCTGAGTCGCCAACCCAAAATCAGCAATCTTGACATTCATGTTACTGGTGAGTAAGATGTTGGAGAGGGTGAGGTCCCGGTGCAATATTCCGTGGGAATGGAGGTACAGCATACCCGTGATAATCTGGTGCAAGAAGTGTCGTGctgtcaaaacaaaaccagatgtTGTGTCTTATATTTGAAATCATAGCTCTGAAGATAACTGAGCTTTAAGTCTGCTATTCGTCttgcttctattttttcttgcaaaaataGAAGCACCTTTTTCTTTAGGTGTCAGACCAGTGAATCTGGTCTGACAcctaaagaaaattaactttctgCTTTCTAGTTTAAGCAAAATGGCACAACTTTGTTCTAAGTTCATGAAAATTTATGTAACGCAGGAAACAGGACTGGAAATATTCTCAATTGGCCCAAACTTTCTAAAGTCAGATTCTTAAGAATTAAAGCTAAGCTGCTCATAGCTTTTGGAAACAGACAGAAGTTAAACTAATGATGCCTTTATATAGCAATACCCCATTAATCCAGTCCTGTGGCCTGGGtcccaaaaaattccatctGTAGCAGTATCACGGAATTAAATTAGAAACTGATAGAGAAGCAGGTAAACTGGAAGAACTGAGCAAGGGGTGAGCAGTGAGGTGAGTCTGTAAGCAGTAAAGGCAGAAGTTGAcaattttcctgttctttcctcTTACCAGTCTTGACCCACATTTCAACAGAATTTTAAGTACAAAGGTAAGCTCTACTTTCTGTCTCTGCCTTCTAAGATCACCATCTTTTCATACTCCAAGTAGCACAAAGAGAAGCAAATGTATATAGAAATGCAAGTGAATATATGCACAATAATAATCAATCTCTAGATTATCACTTACCACAAGACGTCAAGGTATAGAAACTGTGATGGCAAGTTTTAAACACTCTTCCTCTAGAATTCAATATTAATTGAGCAATGCTAAACATTAACACAGAGGACTCCACAGaccaaaaaaatctcacctTCATCTTCTGAAAAGGGTTTCTTTCGGTTCTTTATGTATCTGCTCATTTCGCCATTGTGACATATCTCAAGTATCAAGTACACGTAGTTGCTATCTTCAAAATAGTtataaagctggaaaaaaaaaacaaggaaaaaatgaaattccatTTTGTAGACGATGCAGCAAGTCACATGTACAGCCCTCTCTACAAACCTCACGATTCTTACCTCAAGTATAGATGGATGCTTTAGCTGACAATGTATTTTCACCTCATTCTGAACCCTCTGTACCATTCCAACTTTGTGCATGGCTTTTTTGTCTATCTGTAAGTGGATCACAGCAAAACTTAGATGTTCAGTGCATGTTTGCCTGACCATTTTTAAGCACAAGCAAGTTTTCACATAGTTTAACTTAACATACTCTTTTAATGAACAAGTGTAATAGATAATTGGAGGAACACAACTGAAAACAGTCAAGCGTTAACATTATCAATACTAACACttactaatattttttctgaaatacttaAGCAGAGAAACCTAAATCTCATTTTGCTATGCAGACAGGCTAAATATAGTCAACACTAAAAAGCATTTATATTAGTTACTAAGTCTGTTTGGTCGCGGTGCATCTTTCAAGATCCAGTTGTAATCTTAATGTCTGTTATTTACAAACATTCAACCCAAACACCAGTGCCCAACTCATAACCCCAACCTGCTACAACTTTGCATTCGGTTTCCAGGGAAACGGATAGTTCCTTGTGCCGCTGCCTTACCATTTTGATGGCCACTTCCAGGCCGGTTTTCAGGGATACTGCTCTGTAAACCCCTGCGAAGGAGCCCTTCCCTAGGAGGTTCCCCACCTTGAAATCCTGTAAAACGAACAAACCAGCCTCGTTAGCCTAGGGCTTTGTCAGTCAGGCTTAGCAGCGCCTCTCCCGATGCGGACCCTCCCACCAGCGGAGCGGAGCCCACGCACCCCCGAGATCCGGGCAAACCCCGAAGTGGCCCGGGGGTACCTGGACGGAGCTCTCCGGGGCtgggcggcggggcccggcagGGCCGCACAGCCACCCCCGCCGCATCCTCCTGCCGGCACCGCAGTGCCGCTGGCGCTGCccggggcggcgcggccgggaCGCCTTCCCGCCGCCTCTCCCGCCGCGGCAAACACCCGCCCCGGCTGCCATGGCAGcggccgcggagccgccgctccccgccaACACGTGGGGACGGGGCGAAGGCGCGGGAGGAATCGCGCTCCCTCCAACACCCGCCGGCAGCGGGACGAGCCCGCGCCCGGCCCCTCCGCGCCCCGCGGCCGCGACGGGCGGGGCTGCGCGCCGCACCTCTATCCTCTCGCCGATGCAGGTCGCCATGGCGCCGGCCGTTCTCCCTCGGGTCCCGCTACCGGTCGTGCCGAGAGCCTGGGGCGCGGTCGCCCATCAGGGCGCCCCGGGCCGCCCGCCGCGGCGCAGCGCCGCTCGCTCCCGGGCCCGGGGGCGGCCGCTCCGCTCCCCCCCCGCCGACATTTTGAAAAGTCGCGCCGTtaccccccggccccgccccgccccgggacGAGGCTGCGTCTGACGCAAGCGCGTCACGCAGCGGCCCTCGCGGCCGGGCCGCGCGTGCGCGGTGCGTGCCCGCACGGCCGTTAGGGCGCGTGCGCTGTGAGGGGCGCGCGTGGCGCCTCAGCCCGGGCAGGTCCGGGCTGGGGGAGTCCGGGAATGCTGAGGCGTTATCCTGGCCGTCGTCTGGGGTAGGGACACACCCGTCCCCCAGATCAGTTTACCCCACCTACCTTGGAATTGGAattggtttgggctggggaaaggattttttattttcattgggTTCTATTTGTTTAGCCTGCCTCTGAATTATCCCGCCTCCTAAGCATCTTGCTGGCGCCTTCTGTACCAGGGGAATGTTATTTTCGTTACGGCAGACATCCAGGATGCGAGGAGGAGGTAGAGTGATTTAGCACTTGAGCGTCTCCAGTGTTTGCCAGCTCGTGTCTGTAAACTCAAGCAGTTCCCCCACAACCTGCCAGATTTCTTTgtggaaataaaatacagaggTGGCTTGTAATCAAGCTGAACTTGCTCCTTCATGCACTCCTTAATGGTGTAAAATGGATTGTGGGTAAGTGTTTGTGTCAGTCGCTGAGAGTCCTTACAGATAAACCAGGAGCTGTGTGAGTGATTAAACAGACCCAGTGTGTGGAGCTGCGGAACATTAACAGTCACCACTGACTTGAGTAACTAGGGTGAAAGATTAGTAAAAAAGAGacttttaatttaattgcaAGGCTAGATTATTTGCCTGAAGAGTGATGAAGGTGCAGCTCCACTGATTGTCCACAGTCTGCATCATGCAGTGAAATGAAGCTTTCCTCTCTCATTAAACAGGAGCTCGAATCACTCTTTGTTGCTGGGTTGCATTTAT includes:
- the PLK4 gene encoding serine/threonine-protein kinase PLK4 isoform X2, which produces MATCIGERIEDFKVGNLLGKGSFAGVYRAVSLKTGLEVAIKMIDKKAMHKVGMVQRVQNEVKIHCQLKHPSILELYNYFEDSNYVYLILEICHNGEMSRYIKNRKKPFSEDEARHFLHQIITGMLYLHSHGILHRDLTLSNILLTSNMNVKIADFGLATQLKMPHEKHYTMCGTPNYISPEIATRSPHGLESDVWSLGCMFYTLLIGKPPFDTDTVRNTLNKVVLADYEMPAFLSREAQDLIHRLLRKNPADRLSLSSVLDHPFMSRGSSARSRDLGTSEDSMDSGNATISTTFTGSSSISTSGSLKEKKKLLVGQPLPNKITFFPTNKNSSNNSLGEGSGSFQQWGIQGKEIGVNGRGRTTQPAEERPHSRYLRRAHSSDRSGTSHSQTQGISNIMDRCHSLEVLSKPKIGPRDNTEYFSPANSYTDIGEIFKEKTSSTSGSFEEQISPPVKDQPHSNYLCPVKPQVGLLEQKSQAETMQQWLGSMQTNDPLGPPADLTGKSNAQGGFQYHLDVQQDAPRNAWNTLKDIRNHSASGDCPHSLNQRNPKQCIPGVLCKNEKIQPGLWLNSRMPCDLWSTPEQSQTCGQEPSAHQKPTLRSVVSPLTAHRLKPIRQKTKNAVVSILDTGEVCMEFLKEHRSQELVKEVLRISCDGYVIAVYHPNEGRGFLLGDRPPPPPEGICTYNFDNLPEKYWKKYQYAAKFVQLVRTKTPKVTFYTRYAKCMLMENSPPADVEICFYDGAKIHKTADITRVIEKSGKSFTLKGESKAGLKKEIQAYMDHANEGHRICLALECAVLEEEKRSGSAPFFPIIVGRKPGSTESPQDVAPPLLDKTNYSKEVVALDRNQAASSTPVQTPNCAPVVPCEKPTFLTNTVEKTCSSVLQTECSPNSAQLVKSVFVKNVGWASQLTSGAVWVQFNDGSQLVAQAGVSSITYTSPDGHTTRYGEDDKLPEYIKEKLHCLSSILVMFTNPAGPH
- the PLK4 gene encoding serine/threonine-protein kinase PLK4 isoform X1, whose protein sequence is MAAGAGVCRGGRGGGKASRPRRPGQRQRHCGAGRRMRRGWLCGPAGPRRPAPESSVQDFKVGNLLGKGSFAGVYRAVSLKTGLEVAIKMIDKKAMHKVGMVQRVQNEVKIHCQLKHPSILELYNYFEDSNYVYLILEICHNGEMSRYIKNRKKPFSEDEARHFLHQIITGMLYLHSHGILHRDLTLSNILLTSNMNVKIADFGLATQLKMPHEKHYTMCGTPNYISPEIATRSPHGLESDVWSLGCMFYTLLIGKPPFDTDTVRNTLNKVVLADYEMPAFLSREAQDLIHRLLRKNPADRLSLSSVLDHPFMSRGSSARSRDLGTSEDSMDSGNATISTTFTGSSSISTSGSLKEKKKLLVGQPLPNKITFFPTNKNSSNNSLGEGSGSFQQWGIQGKEIGVNGRGRTTQPAEERPHSRYLRRAHSSDRSGTSHSQTQGISNIMDRCHSLEVLSKPKIGPRDNTEYFSPANSYTDIGEIFKEKTSSTSGSFEEQISPPVKDQPHSNYLCPVKPQVGLLEQKSQAETMQQWLGSMQTNDPLGPPADLTGKSNAQGGFQYHLDVQQDAPRNAWNTLKDIRNHSASGDCPHSLNQRNPKQCIPGVLCKNEKIQPGLWLNSRMPCDLWSTPEQSQTCGQEPSAHQKPTLRSVVSPLTAHRLKPIRQKTKNAVVSILDTGEVCMEFLKEHRSQELVKEVLRISCDGYVIAVYHPNEGRGFLLGDRPPPPPEGICTYNFDNLPEKYWKKYQYAAKFVQLVRTKTPKVTFYTRYAKCMLMENSPPADVEICFYDGAKIHKTADITRVIEKSGKSFTLKGESKAGLKKEIQAYMDHANEGHRICLALECAVLEEEKRSGSAPFFPIIVGRKPGSTESPQDVAPPLLDKTNYSKEVVALDRNQAASSTPVQTPNCAPVVPCEKPTFLTNTVEKTCSSVLQTECSPNSAQLVKSVFVKNVGWASQLTSGAVWVQFNDGSQLVAQAGVSSITYTSPDGHTTRYGEDDKLPEYIKEKLHCLSSILVMFTNPAGPH